From the Halogeometricum rufum genome, the window GGTCCACCGAACGGCCGACGCGGAGGCGTTGCTCGCGGCGGCCGACGCCGCCGACGAGGGGTTGGCGCCGAAGATTTCGGTGACCGACGTGCTGTTGCTCGCCCTCTCGGCGACGCTGGACGAACACCCGGCGTTCAACGCGACGTACGAGGACGAGGTCCACCGCCTCCACGCCGAGCAGAACGTCTGCATCGCGGTGGACGTCGAGGAGGGACTCGTCGCACCCGTCGTCCGCGGCGTGTCGACGCTCTCGCTGTCCGAGTTGGCCGAGAAGCGCAGCGAGGTGACCCAGCGCGCCCTCTCCGGGGAGTTCACGATGGACGACCTCTCGGGCGGGACGTTCACCGTCTCGAACCTCGGCGTCCTCGGCGTCGAGTCGTTCGACCCGGTAATCAACCCGCCGCAGGTGGCGATTCTCGGCGTCGACACTATCGCGGAGGAAGTCGTCCCCGTCGGCGACGGCGACGTCGGCGTCAGGAAGCGAATCGGGTTCGACCTCTCGTTCGACCACCGCATCGTGGACGGTGCCGACGCGGCGCGGTTCCTCGGTTCACTGGTCGAACACGTCGAGAACCCGTGGCCGCTCGTCGTCGCCGCCGGCGGGCGCTGAGAGCGGTCGACCACTCACTCTTCGAGATAAGTGGCTTCCCACGTCTTGCGAGCGTCCAAGTCGCGGCGGCCTCTCGCCGTCACGGTGTAGACGTTCGTTCGACGGTCCCGTTTGCCCTTGTCGACCAGCCCTTTCTCGACCAGCGTGTCGAGGTTCGGATACAGACGACCGTGGTGTATCTCCGTCTCGTAGTAGTCCTCCAGTTCGTCCTTCACCGCCAGTCCGTGAGGCTCGTCGAGACCGGAGACGACGATGAGGAGGTCGCGTTGGAACGCGGTCAGGTCGTGCATCACTCTCCGTGTTCGCTCCCGGCGCATAGTTACTGTCCGAATAGTGAGACGTATCGAACCGATACCGTCCCGTAAGCGTCGATTGAACCCGCTCGCGGTTCGCGCGGGCGACTGCGTCGACTCGGTAACGACTGTGCCGAGTCGGGGGCGGCGCGCGCCGGCGACTCGCGAGCAATCGCGGCGATGCTCGCTCCGCCGGGGGCGAGCGGTCACCGACGCGGTCTGTGCGTTCGACTTTGTCGGGCGCGCTACGGGTGCGTCTCGTCCGGTTCGGGCATCGATTCGAGGTTCGTCGCCGTCTCGAAGACGACGCCGTTCAGTTCGTCGGCCGTGTCGAAGTACCAGTACGGCACCTCGCCGTAGACGCCGCTCTGGACGACGGGCATGCCCGCGTCCTCGAACTTCTCGACGACCGCTTCGGTGTCCTCGAAGGCGAAGCAGGCGACGTGGTGGAGGCCCTCGCCGTGTTCGTCGAGGTGTTCGGTGTAGAGGCTCGGCCCCTCCAGCGGTTCGATGAGTTCGATCATCGTCTCGCCCGCGTACGCGAGCGCGAGGATCATCGAGTAGTCGTGCGACTCGCCGCGGAACGTCGTGTCCGTCAGCGTCGGCGGTTCGAACCGGAAGACGTCCCACGGTCCGAGTCCGAGTATCCCGCCGAAGCGCTCCATACCGTCTTCGATGTCCTCGACGACGAAGGCGACTTGGCTGACTTCGGGTATCTCCACGTCCAGGTCAGGCACGTTCGGAGCCATACCGGTGCTACGACGTACACGACGATATATCATGATAGATGATAGACAGACAGTCTCCGTCGCTGAAGAGTGCGCGCGAGAGCGGAGGCGGAGGTGGTCGCGCGCGGACAGGGTGCCGACCCGTCGAGAGCGACTGCGCGCTCAGGGCCGACTGAAGAAGCCGTCGCGCGCCGCGCGTTCGTAGACGGCGTCCACGTCGACGACCACGGGGCCGTCGGGGACGGGTCGCACGTCGATGGTGGCCTCCCTGACTTCGAGTTCGCGTTCCCCGTCCACGGAGACGACGCCCTGTGGAAGTTCGAACGTCGTCGTCTCGTCGTCGTCGAGGCGGTCCCACGCGCGGACGCCGAGGCGTTCGACCACGCCGGGAACGGTGATGGCCCGGACCGTCTGCTCGCAGTCGTCCGGCGGACCGAGACGGAAGCCGACGCCGCCCGACTCCTCCGGCGGGTGGAGCGAGAGACCGCCCGCGATGCCCGAGAGGCCGATTTCCGTCGGCGAGGCTCGCGAGACGACGCCGCCGACGACGCGACTGGCGTCGAGGATGGCCCGCGTCCCGACGAACTGCTGGTCGAGGACGCCGAGGGTCGCGAGGCCGCGGATGGTGCGTTCGCCGTTCGCCGTGTCCGCGACGGCCTCGACCATCCCGTGGCGGTACGTCGTCTCCGCGCGCGAGACGCCGCCCGTGGCGACGAGTGCGGCCGCGCCGCCGGCGACGGTGCCGTCGATGGCGTTCGGGAACACGTTGTTCGTGCCCGTGGAGACGCTGACGACGGGGACGTCCTCGATGGTGTGCGCCACGTCGCGGTTGGTGCCGTCGCCGCCGAGGACGACGACGGCGTCGGCCGCCGTCGCGAACGCCGCGGCCGCACGCCGGGTGTCGCCGCCGTCGCCGGCGACGGACATGTCGAGGAGGCCGACGTCGAGTTCGGCCGGCGACTGGTCCACGATTCGCTGTCCGAGGTTGCCCCGGTCCGGCATCACCAGCACCTCGACGTCGGGTTCGAGCGAGAGTCCGGCGAGGACGCACTCGGCGGTCCGTCGCTTCTCGTAGTCGTCGCTCACGCTGGCACCGCCGGTGAGGCGGCGGATGTCCCGCCCCGCCGCCGGGTTGACGACGAGGCCGACAGTGGCCGTCACTCAGATCACGCGGTCGATGGCTGCGCGCACGTCCCCGGCGTGCGGGAGCACCTCCTCTTCGAGGACGGGGCTGAACGGGATGTGCGTGTCGGCGACGCCGACGCGCTGAATCGGCGCGTCGAGGCTGAAGAACGCCTTCTCCTGTATCCGCGCGACCACCTCGGCGTGAGTGCCGTACGAGAGCGGACTCTCGTCGGCGACGACGAGTCGGCCCGTCTTCTCGACGCTCTCGACGAGGGTGTCGGTGTCCATCGGGTACATCGACTGCAGGTCGATGACCTCCAGACTGGTCTCGCCCGCGAGTTCCTCCGCGAGGTCGAGCGATTCGCCGACCATGCGCTGGGTCGCGACGACGGTCACGTCGTCGCCCTCGCGTTCGACGCTCGCCTGCCCGAGGGGGATGGTGTAGTCGTCGTCGACCGGCACCTCGCCCTCCTGTTCGTACACCGCCTTGTTCTCGAAGAAGAACACCGGGTCGTTCGACCGGATGGCGGACTTGAGCAGGCCCTTCGCGGCCCGCGGCGTGCCCGGCGCGACGGCCATGATGCCCGGGAGGTGGGCGAACCAGGTGTGCAGCGTTCCCGAGTGCTGACTGGCCGCGCCCATCCCGCCGCCCTCGGTGGTGCGAACGGTGACGGGCATCTCGGTCTTGCCGCCGAACATGTAGCGGTTCTTCGCCATCTGGTTGAGTACCTGTTCGGAGCAGACGCCGAGGAAGTCCGAGAACATTATCTCGACGACCGGACGACTGCCCGTGGCGGCCGCACCGACGGCCGCACCCATGAATCCGGCTTCGCTGATGGGCGTGTCGCGGACCCGTTCCTCGCCGAAGTCCTCGACGAGGTCACCCGTCACGTCGAAGACGCCGCCGAACAGACCCACGTCTTCGCCCATGACGAACACGTCCTCGTCGCGGTTCATCTCCTCGCGGAGGGCCTGTCTGATGGCCTCCCGCATCGTCATCGTCTCCGTCTCCGGTACGCCGCCGCCTGACTGGCTCTCGGTACTCATCGTGGTTCACCTCCGTCGGCCCGCATCTGGGCCGCAAAGTCCGATATCTCGGGGACGTTCGCGCCGAACATGTCCTCGTACGCTTCGCTCGGGTCGGGGTAGTCCGCGTCTTTCGCGCTGTTCGCCGCGTCGTCTATCTCCGCGCTGACCTCCTCTCGCAGGTCCTCGAACTCCTCTTGCGTGAGCGTTCCCGCCTCGACGAGGCGGTCCTTGAACGTCTCGATGGCGTCTCGGTCCTTCCAAATCTGGACGTCCTCCTCGCTGCGGTACGGCTGGTGGTCGCCCTCGAAGTGCCCCTCGTAGCGGTACGTGTCCGCCTCGATGAGCGTCGGGCCGCCGCCGTCCGCCGCACGACTGCGCGCCTCCTCGACGGCCTCGTACACCGCCGTCACGTCCATCCCGTCGACCGTGAACCCCGGGATGTCGTAGGCTTCTGCCGTCGCCGACAGGTGTTCGACGTTGTGCTGTTTCTCCATCGGTGTCCCCTCGCCGAACTGGTTGTTCTCGATGACGAACACCGCCGGGAGGTTCCACGTCGCCGCGAGGTTGATGGCCTCGTGGACCTGCCCCTGCGCGACGGCGCCGTCGCCGAAGAACGCGAGCGCGACCCTGTCCTCGTCCTTGTAGTCGGCCGTCAACGCCGCACCGGTCGCGAGTGGCGGTCCCGCGCCGACGATGCCGTTCGCGCCGAGCATCCCGGCGTCCACGTCGGCGATGTGCATCGAGCCACCCTTACCGTTGCAGTAGCCGTCTCGCTTGCCGTACAACTCGGCCATCATCTGGTAGGGGTCCAGTCCCTTGGCGATGCAGTGGCCGTGACCGCGGTGGGTGCTCGTGATGTAGTCGTCCTGTTCGAGTGCCGACACCGCACCGACGCCGACGGCCTCTTCGCCGATATAGAGGTGGACGAACCCCGGTAGCTCCCCATCCGCGAACAGTTCACCCGCTTTCGTGTCGAACTCACGTATCGTGAGCATCCGCCGGAGGATCTCCAGTTGACCCTCTTCGGATTCGATATCTATCGTTACCATACGGTGTAGAGGTTATCCACCGAATATAATAATCGTTTATGTATATTATTACTTTCTGACGTAGATAGGGAAAACACAATTCGACGAACCGTGAGAAATGTTTCTGATACCGGAGAAAGTACGCCGTGCGGTGAATGTGCGGAGAGAGACGACGGAGCACCGACGCGTGTAGGGAGGGGCGGACACCGGGTTTCCGGTGAACGAGGCGGTGCCGTCGAGGGGGAAAGACGTCGCCGACGCCGACTGGAAATCGGAGGTTGGGTGCGGGAGAACTGACAGCGGTCGTTCCGTGTCGGGGGTAGCGAGACGCACACCGGATTTCCGGTGAAATACGTTCCGGTTCCCCCCGTTCGGGGGCGTCGGTGGTGACGGTATCGAGGGGACGAGTGTGCCGCAGAGACACACCGGGTTTCCGGTGAGATTTCGCAATCGGCACGTGTGTGCGAGGAGAGGGACGCACACCGGGTTTCCGGTGAATCGGGAAGCGAGCATCCGTCGGCGAGTGACCTCCCCGGTTCTGCGAAGGAACGACCGTGCTGTACCTACGGCGAGGGTGTGTCGTACCCACGGCGAGAGTGCGTCATACCCACGGCGAGAGTGCGTCATACCCACGGCGAGAGTGCGTCATACCCACGGCGAGAGTGCGTCGTACCCACGAGGAAGGTACGTTAGATCCACGACGGGGATGTGCTGTGCCCCATCGAATACATCGCCGGGCGGACACCCAGTTTCCGGTGAACTCGGTCGAAAACGCCACGTAGAATGCTGTTGCCTCG encodes:
- a CDS encoding VOC family protein; the encoded protein is MAPNVPDLDVEIPEVSQVAFVVEDIEDGMERFGGILGLGPWDVFRFEPPTLTDTTFRGESHDYSMILALAYAGETMIELIEPLEGPSLYTEHLDEHGEGLHHVACFAFEDTEAVVEKFEDAGMPVVQSGVYGEVPYWYFDTADELNGVVFETATNLESMPEPDETHP
- a CDS encoding alpha-ketoacid dehydrogenase subunit beta, with translation MSTESQSGGGVPETETMTMREAIRQALREEMNRDEDVFVMGEDVGLFGGVFDVTGDLVEDFGEERVRDTPISEAGFMGAAVGAAATGSRPVVEIMFSDFLGVCSEQVLNQMAKNRYMFGGKTEMPVTVRTTEGGGMGAASQHSGTLHTWFAHLPGIMAVAPGTPRAAKGLLKSAIRSNDPVFFFENKAVYEQEGEVPVDDDYTIPLGQASVEREGDDVTVVATQRMVGESLDLAEELAGETSLEVIDLQSMYPMDTDTLVESVEKTGRLVVADESPLSYGTHAEVVARIQEKAFFSLDAPIQRVGVADTHIPFSPVLEEEVLPHAGDVRAAIDRVI
- a CDS encoding NAD(+)/NADH kinase — protein: MTATVGLVVNPAAGRDIRRLTGGASVSDDYEKRRTAECVLAGLSLEPDVEVLVMPDRGNLGQRIVDQSPAELDVGLLDMSVAGDGGDTRRAAAAFATAADAVVVLGGDGTNRDVAHTIEDVPVVSVSTGTNNVFPNAIDGTVAGGAAALVATGGVSRAETTYRHGMVEAVADTANGERTIRGLATLGVLDQQFVGTRAILDASRVVGGVVSRASPTEIGLSGIAGGLSLHPPEESGGVGFRLGPPDDCEQTVRAITVPGVVERLGVRAWDRLDDDETTTFELPQGVVSVDGERELEVREATIDVRPVPDGPVVVDVDAVYERAARDGFFSRP
- a CDS encoding helix-turn-helix transcriptional regulator encodes the protein MHDLTAFQRDLLIVVSGLDEPHGLAVKDELEDYYETEIHHGRLYPNLDTLVEKGLVDKGKRDRRTNVYTVTARGRRDLDARKTWEATYLEE
- a CDS encoding thiamine pyrophosphate-dependent dehydrogenase E1 component subunit alpha translates to MVTIDIESEEGQLEILRRMLTIREFDTKAGELFADGELPGFVHLYIGEEAVGVGAVSALEQDDYITSTHRGHGHCIAKGLDPYQMMAELYGKRDGYCNGKGGSMHIADVDAGMLGANGIVGAGPPLATGAALTADYKDEDRVALAFFGDGAVAQGQVHEAINLAATWNLPAVFVIENNQFGEGTPMEKQHNVEHLSATAEAYDIPGFTVDGMDVTAVYEAVEEARSRAADGGGPTLIEADTYRYEGHFEGDHQPYRSEEDVQIWKDRDAIETFKDRLVEAGTLTQEEFEDLREEVSAEIDDAANSAKDADYPDPSEAYEDMFGANVPEISDFAAQMRADGGEPR